Proteins encoded by one window of Lutibacter sp. A64:
- a CDS encoding lysylphosphatidylglycerol synthase transmembrane domain-containing protein — translation MKKKIKKSIFLILPIFLGVFLVWYSLSKLEPLDIEAIKTSFKTANYWWVLVSLLLGILSHLSRAYRWQFLLEPLGYKPKLANSIMSVLIAYLLNLFIPRSGEFARAASVKKYEDIPFEKAFGTIVAERVADAIILLGIIGVAFFFQAELISSYIFKEETSNYSLYTKIVIFIVFPIVGFFSYNYLKKSKNVFIVKLITFVNGLIDGAKSIFTMQKKWKFIAHTAFIWGMYILMFYAVTFALPETTNLSFAAIIVGFVVGSLSMALTNGGLGTYPLLVAGALVLYKIDFNAALAFGWIMWTAQTLMVILFGSLSLILIPIYNKYQKK, via the coding sequence TTGAAAAAAAAAATTAAAAAATCTATATTTTTAATACTCCCAATATTCTTGGGAGTTTTTTTAGTTTGGTACTCATTATCAAAATTAGAACCTTTGGATATTGAAGCCATTAAAACATCTTTTAAAACGGCTAATTATTGGTGGGTTTTAGTCTCGTTATTATTAGGTATTTTAAGCCATTTATCTCGTGCGTATCGCTGGCAGTTTTTATTAGAACCGTTAGGTTATAAACCCAAATTAGCTAATAGTATAATGTCGGTTTTAATAGCCTATCTATTAAATTTATTTATTCCAAGATCTGGAGAATTTGCACGTGCTGCTAGTGTAAAAAAATATGAAGACATCCCTTTTGAAAAAGCTTTTGGAACTATAGTGGCCGAACGCGTTGCAGATGCAATTATTCTATTAGGTATAATTGGTGTTGCTTTCTTTTTTCAAGCAGAATTAATTAGTAGTTATATTTTTAAAGAAGAAACTTCTAATTATAGTTTGTACACTAAAATAGTTATTTTTATTGTGTTTCCAATAGTTGGGTTTTTTAGTTATAACTATTTAAAAAAATCTAAAAATGTTTTTATTGTAAAGCTTATTACCTTTGTAAATGGACTAATAGACGGTGCTAAAAGCATTTTTACAATGCAAAAAAAATGGAAATTTATAGCGCATACAGCTTTTATTTGGGGAATGTATATTCTTATGTTTTACGCCGTAACATTTGCATTACCAGAAACCACTAATTTATCTTTTGCAGCTATAATTGTAGGGTTTGTTGTTGGTAGTTTAAGTATGGCACTAACAAATGGAGGTTTAGGTACCTATCCGCTTTTAGTTGCAGGAGCGTTGGTTTTATATAAAATAGATTTTAATGCTGCCTTAGCTTTTGGGTGGATAATGTGGACAGCTCAAACTTTAATGGTTATTTTATTTGGAAGCTTATCGTTAATTTTAATTCCGATTTACAATAAATATCAAAAAAAATAA
- the panD gene encoding aspartate 1-decarboxylase: MQIEVVKSKIHRVKVTGADLQYIGSITIDEDLMDASNIIQGEKVQIVNINNGERLETYAIPGPRKSGEITLNGPAARKVAKGDIVIIISYGIMDFEEAKSFKPSLIFPNENDNSLT; encoded by the coding sequence ATGCAGATAGAAGTAGTAAAATCAAAAATTCACAGAGTTAAGGTTACAGGAGCCGATTTACAATATATTGGCAGTATAACTATTGACGAAGATTTAATGGATGCTTCCAATATAATTCAAGGTGAAAAAGTTCAAATTGTGAATATTAACAATGGAGAACGTCTTGAAACATATGCAATTCCAGGTCCTAGAAAAAGTGGAGAAATTACATTAAACGGTCCAGCGGCTAGAAAAGTAGCTAAAGGAGATATTGTTATAATAATTTCTTACGGAATAATGGATTTTGAAGAAGCAAAATCATTTAAGCCATCATTAATTTTTCCAAATGAAAACGATAACTCGTTAACATAA